In one Musa acuminata AAA Group cultivar baxijiao chromosome BXJ2-5, Cavendish_Baxijiao_AAA, whole genome shotgun sequence genomic region, the following are encoded:
- the LOC103983625 gene encoding F-box protein At5g49610-like isoform X1, producing the protein MDDELLVEILTRLPLKSLFRFTCVCKAWCRLISNDDYLRRKLPLITSAIFYTLEPDLMEEPRYACTSSDGGLGGCSLTFFPFHQSSTIVDVCNGLLLCYSSLLSAFHVLSPATRRWRKLPKPSKRSHRSIMAFDPCNSSEFKVVSFTGWVEQGAELEVFASDTGNWVEHQVHWGIHSDAMSTTMCFFDTILYILAHPNYVVGIDVTSFDTCFKIELPEPIKHEARIGKSGGCLCYTHRDGDQLKIWKLRDSNGGTWVVRGVISIPRMVERSHRRSTSFPCLPLQCKFMAFHPHREVVYLWLRGKMVGYDVNEGSVEEAYELAKEMERAHFFQIWLFPFSCYMSNCLADAQGSSHCA; encoded by the coding sequence ATGGACGATGAGTTGTTGGTGGAGATCCTGACGAGGCTCCCCTTGAAGTCCTTGTTCAGGTTCACGTGCGTCTGCAAAGCATGGTGCAGACTCATCTCCAACGACGACTACCTCCGGCGAAAACTCCCCCTGATCACGTCCGCCATCTTCTACACATTGGAGCCCGACCTGATGGAGGAGCCGAGGTACGCATGCACGTCCTCGGACGGCGGTCTCGGCGGCTGCAGTCTTACCTTCTTCCCCTTCCATCAGAGCTCGACCATCGTCGACGTCTGCAACGGGTTGCTCCTTTGCTACTCGAGCCTCCTCTCCGCGTTCCATGTCCTCAGCCCAGCTACAAGACGGTGGAGGAAGCTCCCCAAGCCATCCAAGAGAAGCCATCGCTCGATCATGGCGTTCGATCCCTGCAACTCCTCCGAATTCAAGGTCGTCTCCTTCACCGGCTGGGTAGAGCAGGGGGCGGAGCTGGAGGTATTCGCGTCGGACACCGGGAACTGGGTCGAGCACCAGGTGCACTGGGGGATCCATTCCGACGCCATGTCCACCACCATGTGCTTCTTCGATACCATCCTCTACATCCTCGCTCATCCAAACTACGTCGTCGGCATCGACGTCACCAGCTTCGATACCTGCTTTAAGATCGAGCTGCCGGAACCGATCAAGCACGAAGCACGTATCGGTAAATCCGGTGGTTGTCTTTGCTACACCCACAGGGACGGAGATCAGCTAAAGATATGGAAGCTTAGAGACTCGAATGGAGGTACGTGGGTGGTAAGAGGTGTTATCAGCATTCCACGGATGGTGGAACGGAGTCACCGTCGCTCCACTTCTTTTCCTTGTCTGCCGCTGCAGTGCAAGTTCATGGCGTTCCATCCGCATAGGGAGGTGGTTTACCTGTGGCTGAGGGGGAAGATGGTGGGTTATGATGTGAACGAGGGTTCGGTGGAGGAGGCGTATGAGCTTGCGAAGGAGATGGAGAGAGCTCATTTCTTCCAGATCTGGTTGTTCCCCTTCTCCTGCTACATGTCGAATTGCTTAGCGGATGCACAAGGCAGCAGCCACTGTGCGTGA
- the LOC103983625 gene encoding uncharacterized protein LOC103983625 isoform X2, translated as MVQTHLQRRLPPAKTPPDHVRHLLHIGARPDGGAESSTIVDVCNGLLLCYSSLLSAFHVLSPATRRWRKLPKPSKRSHRSIMAFDPCNSSEFKVVSFTGWVEQGAELEVFASDTGNWVEHQVHWGIHSDAMSTTMCFFDTILYILAHPNYVVGIDVTSFDTCFKIELPEPIKHEARIGKSGGCLCYTHRDGDQLKIWKLRDSNGGTWVVRGVISIPRMVERSHRRSTSFPCLPLQCKFMAFHPHREVVYLWLRGKMVGYDVNEGSVEEAYELAKEMERAHFFQIWLFPFSCYMSNCLADAQGSSHCA; from the exons ATGGTGCAGACTCATCTCCAACGACGACTACCTCCGGCGAAAACTCCCCCTGATCACGTCCGCCATCTTCTACACATTGGAGCCCGACCTGATGGAGGAGCCGAG AGCTCGACCATCGTCGACGTCTGCAACGGGTTGCTCCTTTGCTACTCGAGCCTCCTCTCCGCGTTCCATGTCCTCAGCCCAGCTACAAGACGGTGGAGGAAGCTCCCCAAGCCATCCAAGAGAAGCCATCGCTCGATCATGGCGTTCGATCCCTGCAACTCCTCCGAATTCAAGGTCGTCTCCTTCACCGGCTGGGTAGAGCAGGGGGCGGAGCTGGAGGTATTCGCGTCGGACACCGGGAACTGGGTCGAGCACCAGGTGCACTGGGGGATCCATTCCGACGCCATGTCCACCACCATGTGCTTCTTCGATACCATCCTCTACATCCTCGCTCATCCAAACTACGTCGTCGGCATCGACGTCACCAGCTTCGATACCTGCTTTAAGATCGAGCTGCCGGAACCGATCAAGCACGAAGCACGTATCGGTAAATCCGGTGGTTGTCTTTGCTACACCCACAGGGACGGAGATCAGCTAAAGATATGGAAGCTTAGAGACTCGAATGGAGGTACGTGGGTGGTAAGAGGTGTTATCAGCATTCCACGGATGGTGGAACGGAGTCACCGTCGCTCCACTTCTTTTCCTTGTCTGCCGCTGCAGTGCAAGTTCATGGCGTTCCATCCGCATAGGGAGGTGGTTTACCTGTGGCTGAGGGGGAAGATGGTGGGTTATGATGTGAACGAGGGTTCGGTGGAGGAGGCGTATGAGCTTGCGAAGGAGATGGAGAGAGCTCATTTCTTCCAGATCTGGTTGTTCCCCTTCTCCTGCTACATGTCGAATTGCTTAGCGGATGCACAAGGCAGCAGCCACTGTGCGTGA
- the LOC135583087 gene encoding glycosyltransferase BC10-like produces the protein MKPRPQADQEEVDYFPTTPRKDQSIRWLVKLVTFLVVFMAGVVLGLSVSAHYTRHYNSRTELFFPRASYAGNCDKESLSIKRFVQPTCSMHGMSDDELFWRATVVPIMAEYPFERVPKVAFLFMTKGPLPFVPLWDRFFKGHRGLYSIYVHTLPDYKLRVPETSAFYGRQIPSQEVSWGSITLLDAEKRLLANALLDFSNERFVLLSESCIPVYSFPTVYEYLVNSAHSFVDSYDKDIQQARGRYNWRMSPKIKLSQWRKGSEWFELNRGLAIDIVAEHTYYSLFRKYCKPSCYPDEHYIPTYLNMFHGSLNANRSVTWVDWSRGGSHPAWYGAANITVEFIQSIRNNGTSCMYNSRSTSVCFLFARKFAPSALAPLLNVSSTVMGF, from the exons ATGAAACCGAGGCCTCAGGCAGATCAAGAGGAGGTGGATTACTTCCCCACGACGCCGAGGAAGGACCAGTCGATCAGATGGCTGGTGAAGCTCGTGACGTTTCTAGTCGTGTTCATGGCCGGCGTCGTGCTGGGCTTGTCGGTATCAGCACACTACACTCGGCACTACAACTCGCGGACCGAGCTCTTCTTCCCGAGGGCATCGTACGCGGGGAACTGCGACAAAGAGAGTTTGAGCATCAAGAGGTTCGTGCAGCCAACCTGTTCGATGCATGGCATGAGTGACGACGAGCTCTTCTGGAGGGCGACGGTGGTGCCAATAATGGCGGAGTATCCGTTTGAGAGGGTGCCGAAGGTGGCATTCTTGTTCATGACGAAGGGACCTCTGCCTTTTGTGCCGCTATGGGACAGGTTTTTCAAAGGCCACAGAGGGCTGTACTCCATTTACGTGCACACGCTTCCAGATTACAAGCTCAGGGTCCCTGAGACTTCTGCTTTCTATGGCAGGCAGATCCCGAGCCAG GAGGTCTCATGGGGATCAATAACACTTTTAGATGCTGAGAAGCGACTCCTGGCGAATGCCTTGTTGGATTTCTCCAACGAGCGCTTTGTTTTGCTCTCTGAGAGTTGCATTCCAGTATATAGTTTCCCTACCGTCTATGAATACCTCGTGAATTCTGCCCACAGCTTTGTTGACTCCTACGACAAAGACATACAACAGGCCCGCGGCCGCTATAACTGGCGCATGAGTCCCAAGATCAAGCTGTCCCAGTGGAGGAAAGGTTCAGAGTGGTTCGAGCTCAACCGTGGATTGGCCATCGATATAGTTGCAGAGCACACGTACTACTCCCTTTTCAGGAAGTACTGCAAGCCTTCCTGCTACCCTGACGAGCACTATATTCCAACTTATCTGAACATGTTCCATGGGTCTCTGAATGCGAACCGGAGTGTGACTTGGGTTGATTGGTCCAGGGGAGGATCTCATCCGGCATGGTATGGTGCTGCAAACATCACCGTGGAGTTCATCCAATCAATCAGAAACAATGGTACCTCCTGCATGTACAACTCAAGGTCGACGTCTGTTTGCTTCCTCTTTGCAAGGAAGTTTGCTCCGAGTGCCTTGGCCCCCTTGCTCAACGTTTCATCAACAGTTATGGGATTCTGA
- the LOC135611997 gene encoding uncharacterized protein LOC135611997 has product MPDPSATPSPRPVIGSAAMEGHEYYHDWEILVGPEIAGEDLKLLEASDDGSMDGGIKSDYFALDARTPHHEVEQQVDSDNPSWVDPESDSGFLDRPKGDVGFPGVEFPIKDLGEFWSDATSVEQRSHLGSEKEGLGGDGGLEFGESAEGDVVGEKEVGLEDTWEIEGRETGCEKPGEEGCGEHGKMTDDGNIGSENVLASGEEKRRVVWWKLPFELLKFCAFRAKPVWSISIVAAILGFLMLRKRFYRIRQKPTSIPLNLCLDEKKASQLKIHAARLNKAFTVVRRVPIIRASLPAAGVTRRSMVGLQ; this is encoded by the exons ATGCCGGATCCCTCAGCCACTCCCTCTCCACGCCCCGTGATCGGGTCCGCTGCGATGGAAGGGCACGAGTACTACCACGATTGGGAGATCCTTGTCGGCCCAGAGATCGCCGGAGAGGATTTGAAGCTCTTGGAAGCGTCGGATGATGGCTCCATGGACGGCGGCATCAAATCCGACTACTTCGCGCTCGATGCCCGCACGCCGCACCACGAGGTGGAGCAACAGGTTGATTCGGATAACCCTAGTTGGGTTGATCCGGAATCGGACTCCGGGTTCCTCGACCGGCCCAAGGGGGACGTAGGCTTCCCCGGAGTCGAGTTCCCGATCAAGGATTTAGGTGAGTTCTGGTCCGATGCGACATCGGTCGAGCAAAGATCGCATCTTGGTAGCGAAAAGGAGGGACTTGGTGGCGACGGAGGTTTAGAGTTCGGAGAGAGTGCTGAGGGAGACGTGGTGGGCGAGAAAGAAGTGGGTCTGGAGGACACCTGGGAGATCGAAGGGAGAGAGACGGGATGCGAGAAGCCTGGCGAAGAGGGTTGTGGTGAACACGGGAAGATGACGGATGATGGGAACATTGGGTCGGAGAACGTGTTGGCTAGtggggaagagaagagaagggtggTTTGGTGGAAGCTCCCCTTTGAGCTCCTAAAATTCTGTGCTTTCAGGGCGAAGCCAGTTTGGTCCATCTCTATCGTTGCCGCGATATTGGGGTTTTTGATGTTAAGGAAGAGGTTTTATAGGATTAGACAAAAGCCTACAAGTATTCCTTTGAATCTTTGCCTGGATGAGAAG AAGGCATCCCAGTTGAAGATTCATGCAGCCCGTCTCAACAAAGCTTTCACGGTCGTAAGGCGTGTTCCCATCATAAGAGCTTCGCTACCTGCTGCCGGCGTGACCCGGCGGTCCATGGTCGGCCTTCAATGA
- the LOC135611999 gene encoding cytochrome c — protein MASFAEAPPGDPKAGEKIFKTKCAQCHTVDKGAGHKQGPNLNGLFGRQSGTTAGYSYSAANKNMAVVWEETTLYDYLLNPKKYIPGTKMVFPGLKKPQERADLISYLKQSTA, from the exons ATGGCGTCGTTCGCGGAAGCTCCTCCGGGCGATCCCAAGGCCGGGGAGAAGATCTTCAAGACCAAGTGCGCCCAGTGCCACACCGTCGACAAGGGCGCCGGCCACAAGCAAG GACCCAATTTGAACGGTCTTTTCGGGAGGCAATCTGGAACGACGGCAGGTTACTCCTACTCTGCTGCAAACAAGAACATGGCTGTGGTGTGGGAGGAGACAACTTTGTATGATTACTTGCTTAACCCTAAGAAG TATATTCCTGGTACTAAGATGGTTTTTCCTGGTCTGAAGAAGCCACAAGAGCGTGCAGATCTTATTTCTTATCTCAAACAATCAACAGCTTGA